CCCCAACTTGGGGAGTAGTGATTGGGGAATTGGCGGTGGGGAGGGATCAGCACGTTACGCCGCGCAATTGCAGGTCGGCGCGTAGCTGGTCGAGAGAGGTGAACACTGCGGCGTCGATGCCTGCGCGGCGGGCGGCGTCCACGTTGTCGGCGAGGTCGTCCACGAAGAAGCACTCCGGCGGCGGGCATCCGGCGGCCGCGATGGCGTGTTGGTAGATGCGGGGGTCGGGCTTCATTGCGCCCACGCGAAACGAGAGGACGAACTCGTGGAAGTGGCGCAGCATCGGGTAGCGCGCCTCGGCCTGGCCAAAGTGCATGGCGTTGGTGTTGGAGAGCAGCACCAGGCGGCGCGACACGGCCAACGATTCCAGCAAGCTTTCCGGCACCAGTGGATCGGGAGACAAAATCTCGCCCCAGACCGCGCAGAATGTTTCGTAGGTAACCCGCATGTCCAGCAGGCGGCAGGTGGTCTCGAAGAACTCTTCGGAAGTGACTTCGCCCTGCTCATAACGGCGCGGCAGCCCGCTCGTGCTCATGATGCGCTGGACGTCTTGCGGAGTGTGCGGGCAGACCTCCGCCAGGGCCTCGCGGCAACGCCGGAAATCCACGGGCACCAGCACGTTGCCCAGATCGAACAGGACAGCCTTGATCATGGTGATGGAGAGACCTCACTATGAATCTCGCAAATTTAGTCGCATCTGTCCAGCGAACCCACAGCCAATGGTCCGCGCCGTTCCGGAGTATCAGGATGACGCGCCTACCAGAGCCTGCTGCTGCGCTTTGGTAGCTGCCTCAAGACCATCTCTTTCCGCTGGTTTTCCAGACAGCCCTGCATACATTTAAAAAAATCAAGGGAAAAGTAGCAAAATGAAGGCGCGCCATGGCCTGTGGAAAAAGATGTGGAAATTGCTAGCTAGGTGAAATTGGGGAACGAGCATCGTAACGGACATTCAGGCGTTGTCAATAGAGAAAATAAATAAATATAATATATTTATAATCAACATGTTACGGACTTTCCGTTGGGTGATGCTCAGGATCGTGCAATGCTGCCTGGGTTTGCTCGTGTTCTGGCTGATGATTTGCACAACTATGCAGCAGTAAATGGCCAAAACAGCTGTTTTTTAAGGCTTTTGTGCTCTTTTCGGCACTCTGTTTCGGTTGCCTACTTTGTAGCACGGCATGCATGTTCCATCAATAAAAAACGAGTCATTTGTGTCTGGGAACCATTCCAGAGAAAAGTTTCTGCGGAGGCGATCTATTGGACTTGGCGCGATGCTGCAGCCGGCGGTTGGACATGATTGCCGAAGCGCAGGACCAGGGAATGCGGCAGCTCAGCCACCACCGTGATTCCCGCCGCGGAGTCTTCGCGGTGCAGAACACGCCCGGCGTCATAGACCTGCGACAACTCCTTGCCTTCGCGCTGCGTGAATTGCAGCACCACGCGTTTGATGGGATCGCTAGTGAGGGCGCGATCAATCGCCTCGAGCAACTCCTGAATTCCTTCGCCGGTGTGCGCCGAGACCAACGCCTGTCCGGGAATTGCTGCCTGTCCGGGAATTGCTGATAGCTGTGCGCGCTGCTCCTTGCTCAGCAGATCCATCTTATTTCCGATATGCAGCACGGGACTCTCGCTCGCGCCCAGGTCGGACAGCACCTTCATGACCTCCTGCTCCTGTTGTTGACGGAGCGGCGAGGCGCAGTCGGAGACATGCAGGATCAGTTGCGCTTCGCTGACTTCTTCGAGCGTGGCGCGGAACGCTTTGATGAGCGAGACGGGCAAGTTGCTGATGAAGCCGACGGTGTCCGACAGCAGCACGCGTCGTCGCGACGGCAGTTCGAGCAGGCGACCTGTGGGGTCCAGCGTGGCGAACATCTGCGGCGAGGCCAGCACCTGCGCCTCGGTGAGCCGGTTGAAGAGCGTCGACTTTCCCGCGTTGGTATAGCCCGCCAGCGCCACGGTTGGAATGGGAATCGAGAAGCGGCGCGAGCGGCGGCGCAGGCGCTGCTGGCGCACCGTCTCCAGCGTCGCGGTCAACGTGCGGATGCGCTCGCGGATGCGGCGGCGGTCCACTTCCAGTTGCGTTTCGCCCGGCCCGCGCGTGCCGATGCCGCCGCCGAGCCGCGACATCTCCACGCCGCGTCCGGTGAGCCGGGGCAGCAGATAGGTCAGTTGCGCCAGCTCCACCTGCAACTGACCTTCGCGCGTGCGTGCGTGCCGCGCGAAGATGTCCAGGATCAACTGTGTCCGATCGATGGCGCGGCAGGAGGTGTGTTTCTCGATATTGCGTTGCTGCGTGGGCGTGAGTTCGTGGTCGAAGATGAGCAGGTTGGCTGCGAGCGCGGCGGCCTGCTCGCGCAACTCGTCCAGCTTGCCGCTGCCGAGCAGCGTGGCTGCGTCCAGACGGTCGCGCGCCTGCAGCATCATCCCAGCCACCAACGCCCCGGCGCTGAACGCGAGTTGGCGCAACTCGTCGAGCGACTCCTCCGGCTCCAGCCCCGCCGCGTGGCCCGCCGCGTGAGCAGCGCTCTTCAGGCGCACGCCAACGAGGATGGCGCGCTCGGGTCCGCGAGCGGATCGCTGGGCCGAAGTGGTGTCGGATGCAGTTGGTTGCCGGTGCGTCAGAAAAGTTTAGCCCTCCGCGGGAGGGTTCGCCGGCGGCGTGGCTCCAGCAGGAGATGAGTTGCCTCCGCCGGGGCGGCTCTGCGTGGTAATCGAAGCGATGGCGTGCTTGAAGACCAGATGGTCCTGATGATTGGCATCGAGTATCAACGAAAATTTATCGAAGCTGCGAATCTTGCCGGTGAGTTTGACGCCACCCATCAGAACCAGCGTTACCAGCGCGCGGTCGCGCCGGGCGTTGTTCAGAAATAGATCCTGAATGTTCTCGGGCTTATCAGCGGTATGTGGTGCATTCTTGAGTTCGCTCATGTGGATCATTCTACTGGCGAGTGGAGGGATACTGCAACTGAAAGCAAATTCTGGTAGTGTCCGATTTGTGTGTAGCTCCGTGTATCTCTGTGTCCTCTGTGGTTAAGAACGATCTCAACCACAGAGGACACAGAGGCAAACACAAACAGAACATCACCGATGCGTTAGAACACCTCCGGGAAGTAGAAGCTCATCACCGCGTTCTGGGCCATGTCGGAGACCACGATCTCCTTGTGCTTGGGGTTCAGGGCGATGCCGCGCGGCTTGATGAGCGTGCTGCTGGGTCCGCGCAGCTTCCAGCGCGGGGCTACGTTGCCGTTGTCGTTGACGTGCCAGACGCCGAGGAAACCGTCGTCGGGATGCAACTCCTCGTGCGTGCCCGCTTGCGCGGCCAGTATCCAGCCCTTGGGCTCGTAGATGGCGGTTTGCGTGATGCGGATAATCTCCGTCTTGTCGCCCTCGATGACGCGCAGCGGCGCGGCGTCGCCATTGGCGGTGCGGCTGTAAGTCAGCAGCACGCCGTACTGCTCGCCTTTCGGCCCGCGCGCCTGCGTGCCGGCCACCAGCAGATTGCGGATGGTGTCGACGGAGAGCGAGCGGACGCTCTTCAGTTGCGTTTGCTTTCCCTGAATCCTGCGCAGCGGGGGAACATCGCCATTCGCGGTGCGCGAATAGACGAGGATGGAGTCGCCGGCTTCGGGAACGTAAATTTCGTTATTGACCGCATCCACTTCCAACCGGTCCGGCCCTTCAAGTTGCGTCTTGGGCCCTTGAATGACGCGGATGGGAGCCTCCTCGCCGTTGGCACCGCCGCGGAAAACCAGGATCGCGCCGGCAAACGGCTGGCCGACCCACATCTCGTCATTCACTTCGTCATAGCGAATATCGTGCATGGTGCGCGAGAGCTTGCTGTTCTGTCCAAAGATGAGACGCGTGGGCGTCGCATTTTCTTTCGCCATCCTGGCGAAGATCGCAATCTGCGGATGCGCCACTCAGTTGGGCACCAGTATTTCCTCGCGCTTGGTGTCATAGCCGACCGCGCCGGGATTGCCGATGGCCATGGCCAGCTTGTCATTCGGCGCGCTGCGGATGACGCGCGCGGGCGCGGCGTTGCCGTTGGCCGTGAGGGGGTACACCGTCGCGCGGTGATTGCCCATGTTGGAAATCCAGACTTCCTTGTTCTTCGCGTCCACGAACACGCCGGTGGGATTCTTGATCTGCGTGCGCGCGCCCTTCACCTCGCGGGTGGGTGCGACGTTGCCGCTGTCGGTAATCTTGAAGACCAGCATGGAATCGGCGGCGTCGTTGGCCACGTAAATCTCGCCGCGCTCTTCGTCGACGGCCATGGCGGCGGGCCAGTTCAGTTGCGTCTTGTCGCCTTGAATCATGCGCACAGGAGCGACATCGCCCTTCGACTTCAGCGGATAAATGGTAATGGATGGCGCGGAGAAGCGGCCTGAGCCGACTACGTCTTCCGTTACACGGCTGCCGTGGTTGGAGACGAACAGCAGATTATTTTTCTTGTCGAGGGCGATGCCGTGCGGATCGGCGAACTCGGTCTTCTCGCCTCGGATCTCGCGCAGCGCCTTGTCTTCGTCCTTGGCGTATTTGTTGTAGACCACCACGGAGTTCTGATGCTCCACCGTCATGTAGAGTTCCGAGTCCTGCTCATCGACCGCAATGCCGTAGGTTCCGTGCGGGGTGTGCAGCTTGCGCGAGGGCTTCACATTGCCCTTGGCGTCGCGCGGGAAGATGACCATCGAGTCCTGCGTGTCGTTGTTTACCGAATAGACATCACCCGTCTTGGGGTCGATGTACAGGCCACAGTTGAACTCCATGCCGGTGTCCAGGCCCTGCACGATGCGCTTGGGCTCGGTCATGGCGGCGGCGGGCGGGGTGTTGTCCATGCGATTGAAGACGCGATAGCCGAACAGGTTTTCATCCTGCATGTAGACTTCGTTCGATTGCAGATCAACCGCGATCGCACTGTAAGTGGGATAAGTATCCTTAATGGTCCGCACGGGAACGCGGTCGGCATTTTCGGATTTCGCCTCGCGGTTCGCGGTCTCTGCTCTCCCTTGGGCGGCGCGAACTTGCATCGCGATCATCTTCGATGGCGCCATGCTGGCTGGCATCCACTCGCACATCTCGCCGTTTTCAGGCGAAAGCGGTACGGATGCGACCAATTGCGCCTGGCCGTTGGCGGCGCGGAGCGCATCGACGCCCGACTTGCGCAATGTTTCCGGCTGCGGATGCGTTGAAACCAATGTGGCGACCGTGCCAGCCGAAAGCAAGAAGAGTAAAAACCACGGGCCGAATGGAATCCGGCGACGAATGCGCGACATCATATATATCTGCCTCCGATAGTTCTGCGGAAAAATAGGTACCCTAAAATGTTACAACAATTGGAGTTCTGATGGGCATGGAAAATGACGCCGGGGTTACCGAGAATTGCCAAGCGTGGCCCGGCGAGTATGAATTGACGACCGTCACCGGACTGGGCGACAATGGACTTTGTTGAGACCATGACCGAGACTTCTAATGCCAGGGACTCCTATGGACTACCCGCAACGATGGCCGGGTGACTCCGAGCACGATTTGTGGAGCGAAGTGCGCGGTGGACGGTTGGCTCCCGACGCCTCCGCAGCCAGTCCTGCTGGCGCGCCCACGCACGAATCTGACGAAGACGATCATTGGCTGGGACGTATCGCGCTGGTCTACATCGCGCACCCGACGATTCCCAATCTGTTTCACTTCTGTTTCGATTACGCCGAGCCTTGGGACTGGTCCCGCGAGACCGAGCACGTCCCGACCGGCTGCTGGGTGCGCAGAGATTGAACGCCAATCCAGACATGCCCAATATGCCCAACATGAATGTCGAGTTCGCCGGGATTCGCTTGCAGAATCCCGTGCTGGCGGCCAGCGGCACGTTCGGCTATGGCCTCGAATGGGAGTCGCTGCTCGACCTGAACAGTCTCGGCGGTTTTGTCACCAAGGGACTGTCGCGCCAGCCGATGGCGGGCAATCCGCCGCCGCGTCTGGCGGTGATGCCAGATGGCCGCGATGTTCAAATTGGCATGCTCAATTCCATTGGACTGCAGAACGTCGGCGTGGACGCCTTCATCAAGGATAAGCTTCCGAAGCTCGCCAAGCTGAAGACCGCCGTCATCGCCAATGTCTTCGGTTACGAGATTGAGGATTACGTCGAGGTCGTGCGGCGGCTGGATGCCTCCGAAGGCCTTGTCGCATATGAACTGAATCTCTCGTGCCCGAATACCAGCCAGGGCGGCATGACCTTTGGCATTGACCCGCAACTCACCGCGGCGGTCATTGCGGCGGTGAAGAAGATCAGTCAGCGGCCCGTGATCGCCAAACTATCGCCGAACGTCGCCGACATAGTGCCGATCGCGCGGGCCGCCGCGTCGGCGGGAGCGGATGCCCTCTCGCTGGTCAATACGGTAATTGCCAAGCAGTCGCCCGCCGCTGCGCCCAGCGCGCGCATTCCTTCCGGTGGAGGCGGACTCTCCGGTCCGGCGATTCGCGATGTTGCGCTGCGCATGGTGAGCGCTGCGGCGCGCGCGGTCCAGATTCCCATCATCGGGATGGGTGGGATCATCTGCGGCGCCGATGCCGCTGCCTTCATCTGCGCTGGCGCCGCAGCTGTTCAGGTGGGTACTGCGAACTTCTACGATCCGCTGGCAGTGCCACGCATCACCCGCGAGTTGGAGGACTATTGCCGCCGCGCGGGAGTTTCGCGCCTGGCCGACCTGCGCGTGACAGTGCCGCGCGCGTAAGCGAGCGGGCCAATGGAAAAACCACGCTGACGAATCCTGATTTCCAGTATTCGGCACGATGCCCACGACAACCATTACCCAGCGACCCAGTGCGTTGGGTTCCATCGGCCCGCTGCGGCACTGTCACGCACAAAAAAAAGCTCCCGGCTTCGACCGGGAGCTTTTTCGTTGGAGGAGAGAGTACCTTGCGGTTGATGGTTGTTACTTTTTCGCCGGTGCCGGCTTGCCGCCCACCTGCGTGGTGACCGAGGTACTCAGTGATTCGATCAGCGCCTTCGCGCCAGCAGCGTTGGGGCCGGTGGGAGCCGCGGCGAGGTATTTCTCCAGAGCATCCTGCGTGCCCGACGCCGGGACCATCGCGCCGGTCTTGGGATCAA
The genomic region above belongs to Acidobacteriota bacterium and contains:
- the hflX gene encoding GTPase HflX; translated protein: MTHRQPTASDTTSAQRSARGPERAILVGVRLKSAAHAAGHAAGLEPEESLDELRQLAFSAGALVAGMMLQARDRLDAATLLGSGKLDELREQAAALAANLLIFDHELTPTQQRNIEKHTSCRAIDRTQLILDIFARHARTREGQLQVELAQLTYLLPRLTGRGVEMSRLGGGIGTRGPGETQLEVDRRRIRERIRTLTATLETVRQQRLRRRSRRFSIPIPTVALAGYTNAGKSTLFNRLTEAQVLASPQMFATLDPTGRLLELPSRRRVLLSDTVGFISNLPVSLIKAFRATLEEVSEAQLILHVSDCASPLRQQQEQEVMKVLSDLGASESPVLHIGNKMDLLSKEQRAQLSAIPGQAAIPGQALVSAHTGEGIQELLEAIDRALTSDPIKRVVLQFTQREGKELSQVYDAGRVLHREDSAAGITVVAELPHSLVLRFGNHVQPPAAASRQVQ
- a CDS encoding dihydroorotate dehydrogenase, translating into MNVEFAGIRLQNPVLAASGTFGYGLEWESLLDLNSLGGFVTKGLSRQPMAGNPPPRLAVMPDGRDVQIGMLNSIGLQNVGVDAFIKDKLPKLAKLKTAVIANVFGYEIEDYVEVVRRLDASEGLVAYELNLSCPNTSQGGMTFGIDPQLTAAVIAAVKKISQRPVIAKLSPNVADIVPIARAAASAGADALSLVNTVIAKQSPAAAPSARIPSGGGGLSGPAIRDVALRMVSAAARAVQIPIIGMGGIICGADAAAFICAGAAAVQVGTANFYDPLAVPRITRELEDYCRRAGVSRLADLRVTVPRA
- a CDS encoding HAD family phosphatase; translation: MIKAVLFDLGNVLVPVDFRRCREALAEVCPHTPQDVQRIMSTSGLPRRYEQGEVTSEEFFETTCRLLDMRVTYETFCAVWGEILSPDPLVPESLLESLAVSRRLVLLSNTNAMHFGQAEARYPMLRHFHEFVLSFRVGAMKPDPRIYQHAIAAAGCPPPECFFVDDLADNVDAARRAGIDAAVFTSLDQLRADLQLRGVTC
- the hfq gene encoding RNA chaperone Hfq, translated to MSELKNAPHTADKPENIQDLFLNNARRDRALVTLVLMGGVKLTGKIRSFDKFSLILDANHQDHLVFKHAIASITTQSRPGGGNSSPAGATPPANPPAEG